One part of the Maridesulfovibrio sp. genome encodes these proteins:
- a CDS encoding amino acid permease, producing MTDKQMGPVQLGGLLAGALLGSGIILLPPMAEARLGEWSVTAWLAILVLGAIFASIFARLAMAYPGSEGVPIAIRKAFGKKAGQLATNYIICAVCVGPVAVLMTAAEAITTSFALPKEQNPTFAAILLILSCFILMRRVTFVSTISLIASILIGVILISGSIASIIIAPVSPIPSTPADIPALGSTLLLIFWAIIGWEIIGNYSMEVRNPKRTIPLATIIAVCMISVIYLLAGWAMHSVSNGHAEPANVSRIVTPLLGNYADFSIMVVTCALCICTYLMIVGGISRLLASLAEQRKLPRVLTRTNSNGSPCIAITLFFCIHLVDILLLHTGFLSLGDIVAFANVFFISNSLVAVGAAMKIFKSAAVSIPCFILCIGFICLLAFSSIWPLGLMLGISALTLGYKKPEKHCIR from the coding sequence GGCCGGAGCACTCCTTGGGTCCGGCATAATCCTGCTTCCGCCCATGGCAGAAGCTAGACTGGGAGAATGGTCAGTAACAGCTTGGCTGGCTATTCTGGTGCTAGGCGCTATTTTTGCTTCGATATTCGCACGGCTGGCTATGGCCTATCCAGGATCGGAAGGGGTACCTATTGCTATCAGGAAAGCTTTCGGCAAAAAGGCCGGACAACTGGCAACCAACTACATTATCTGCGCAGTCTGCGTCGGTCCAGTGGCAGTTCTCATGACTGCGGCAGAAGCCATAACCACCTCCTTTGCCCTGCCAAAAGAACAAAATCCGACATTTGCGGCGATTCTGCTTATCCTAAGTTGCTTTATTCTCATGCGTAGAGTCACTTTCGTGAGCACAATCTCCCTGATTGCCAGCATTCTTATCGGGGTTATCCTCATCAGCGGCAGCATCGCCAGCATCATTATTGCCCCCGTAAGCCCGATCCCCTCAACACCAGCGGACATACCGGCTTTAGGGTCAACTCTGCTGCTCATATTCTGGGCTATTATAGGTTGGGAAATCATTGGTAATTACTCAATGGAAGTACGTAATCCCAAACGCACAATTCCGCTGGCAACTATCATCGCAGTATGTATGATCAGCGTAATATACCTGCTCGCTGGCTGGGCCATGCACAGCGTCAGCAACGGACACGCCGAACCTGCAAATGTATCGCGGATTGTGACACCCCTGTTGGGAAATTACGCTGATTTTTCAATCATGGTTGTGACCTGCGCCCTCTGCATATGTACCTACCTGATGATTGTCGGCGGGATTTCAAGGCTGCTGGCCAGTCTTGCTGAGCAAAGAAAGCTGCCGCGAGTACTGACTCGTACAAACAGCAATGGATCACCCTGCATCGCCATCACATTGTTCTTTTGCATACATCTGGTGGATATTTTGCTGCTGCACACAGGTTTTCTAAGTCTTGGGGATATTGTAGCTTTTGCAAACGTCTTTTTTATTTCCAATTCGCTGGTTGCCGTAGGAGCCGCCATGAAAATATTCAAATCAGCTGCCGTAAGTATTCCCTGCTTTATTCTTTGTATAGGTTTCATCTGTCTGCTTGCATTTTCGTCTATCTGGCCACTGGGCTTAATGCTTGGGATAAGCGCACTCACCTTGGGCTATAAGAAACCGGAAAAACACTGCATACGCTGA